Proteins from a single region of Scatophagus argus isolate fScaArg1 chromosome 23, fScaArg1.pri, whole genome shotgun sequence:
- the lratb.1 gene encoding uncharacterized protein lratb.1 isoform X3 codes for MDGPVYLELVEVDSPVSSVSRSFSAMSNVPHLLRHAPSALRRLSGGRRAEKGAGLWLNVRFLQFSSLSSSNLHPHRSSSKGYTTSASTKPVRIGCASGFWGDTASSVPQLIYDGKLDFLVFDYLSEITMSLLTAAKAKAPNLGYAPDFVQVALAPFINDIHRKGIRVVSNAGGVNPLACAEAIQEVIKKAGLDLKVAVVTGDDVMPQKSILSEVKMVDGGGRRPLPKTLHSMNAYLGALPIRRCLDVGADIVVTGRCVDSAVALGPLMHSFGWERTDYDLLAAGSLAGHLIECGAQSTGGIFTDWHKVPDWDNMGFPVVECSSDGSFVLSKPPKTGGLVSFGTVAEQLVYEIGDPRRYLLPDVTCDFSQVLIKEVPGVDGGAVRVTGAKGSAPSQDYKVCATYMDGFRATAVCPVGGPRAAEKGRRTAESIVKRTKRMFKQLGLEDFTSVNIQMLGAEDTYGANARNEQQKLGSREAVIWMAAHHKQKKALELFAREVAPAGTGMAPGLTGIVGGRPRVSPVLKPFFFLHPKSQLKVDIHVGGELVESVTEAEPDTPEQEAPPPSAEEVPDTAS; via the exons ATGGATGGACCCGTGTACCTTGAACTTGTAGAAGTAGACTCACCCGTCTCTTCTGTTTCTCGAAGTTTTTCAGCGATGTCTAACGTCCCACATTTACTCCGACACGCGCCTTCAGCCCTCAGGCGGTTGTCGGGCGGCAGGAGGGCAGAAAAGGGCGCCGGTTTGTGGCTTAACGTCAGGTTTTTGCAGTTCAGCTCCTTGTCGTCGAGTAATTTACATCCGCACAGAAGCAGCTCCAAAGGTTATACAACATCTGCCAGCACGAAACCGGTCCGGATCGGCTGTGCCTCTGGGTTCTGGGGGGACACAGCGAGCTCAG tgcctCAGTTGATCTACGATGGTAAGCTGGACTTCCTGGTCTTTGACTACCTCAGCGAGATCACCATGTCTCTGCTCACCGCCGCCAAGGCCAAGGCACCT AATCTGGGTTACGCTCCGGACTTTGTCCAGGTCGCTCTCGCTCCGTTTATTAACGACATCCACAGGAAAG GTATTCGTGTCGTCAGTAATGCTGGAGGTGTGAACCCTCTGGCCTGTGCTGAGGCCATACAGGAAGTCATTAAAAAAGCTGGCCTGGACCTCAAGGTTGCCGTGGTGACTGGTGATGACGTCATGCCCCAG aAATCCATCCTGTCTGAGGTGAAGATGGTGGACGGCGGCGGCAGGCGGCCCTTACCTAAAACCCTCCACAGCATGAATGCTTACCTCGG ggctCTTCCTATCCGCCGCTGCCTGGATGTCGGGGCAGACATCGTGGTAACTGGACGCTGCGTGGACAGCGCCGTGGCTCTGGGGCCGCTCATGCACTCC TTTGGCTGGGAGAGGACTGACTATGACCTGCTGGCAGCCgggag tcttgCTGGCCACCTGATTGAGTGTGGAGCTCAGAGTACAGGAGGAATCTTCACCGACTGGCACAAAGTTCCTGACTG GGACAACATGGGCTTCCCGGTGGTGGAGTGTTCCAGTGACGGCTCCTTCGTCCTCTCCAAACCGCCCAAAACCGGCGGCCTCGTCTCCTTCGGCACCGTGGCGGAGCAGCTGGTGTACGAGATCGGTGACCCGCGGCGATACCTGCTGCCTGACGTCACCTGTGACTTCAGCCAGGTGCTCATCAAGGAAGTACCAG gtgtaGACGGTGGTGCTGTGAGGGTGACGGGGGCCAAAGGCTCCGCTCCGTCACAGGACTACAAG GTGTGTGCCACTTACATGGACGGCTTCAGGGCGACGGCCGTGTGTCCAGTTGGCGGGCCGAGAGCGGCAGAAAAGGGCCGCCGGACTGCCGAGAGCATCGTCAAACG gacgAAGCGCATGTTCAAGCAGTTGGGCCTGGAAGATTTCACCTCAGTCAACATCCAGATGCTCGGAGCTGAGGACACATACGGCGCCAACGCTCGTAAcgag cagcagaagctg GGCTCCAGGGAGGCCGTGATCTGGATGGCCGCCCACcacaaacagaagaaagctCTCGAGCTGTTCGCCAGAGAAGTCGCTCCTGCGGGGACCGGCATGG CTCCCGGGCTGACCGGCATCGTGGGTGGACGACCCAGAGT GTCTCCTGTCCTGAAGccgtttttcttcttgcatccCAAATCTCAGCTGAAG